One window of the Dreissena polymorpha isolate Duluth1 chromosome 5, UMN_Dpol_1.0, whole genome shotgun sequence genome contains the following:
- the LOC127832303 gene encoding uncharacterized protein LOC127832303 yields MADLNDMTLDKFKLWSVNALRVYLSLRKKSITGNFDEIAARAFIAWEENIAVDLVAEQQQMQLLAEYKAKLNIDGEIIEDPMTVSKGWLSEKVGMSKWPSLYIGDISEYLHTNQPKDLIRRVVNEYKEGKAIATSQANGLRKCFTMTSVKVLTNVCLSHRLHHHRL; encoded by the exons ATGGCAGATTTAAATGATATGACGCTTGACAAGTTTAAATTATGGTCAGTGAATGCATTGAGAGTGTATTTGTCACTGAGGAAAAAATCAATCACGGGAAACTTTGATGAAATCGCCGCAAG ggCCTTCATTGCATGGGAAGAAAACATTGCGGTAGATTTAGTGGCAGAGCAACAGCAAATGCAGCTTCTTGCAGAATACAAGGCCAAACTGAACATAGATGGGGAAATAATTGAAGACCCTATGACTGTTAGCAAGGGCTGGTTGTCAGAAAAAGTTGGAATGTCAAAGTGGCCATCACTGTATATAGGTGATATTTCAGAGTATTTGCATACTAACCAACCGAAGGATTTGATAAGACGGGTAGTAAACGAGTACAAGGAAGGCAAGGCTATCGCTACTTCACAGGCGAATGGGTTAAGGAAGTGTTTTACCATGACATCAGTGAAAGTTCTGACAAATGTGTGTTTAAGTCATCGGTTACACCATCACAGGCTATAA